From Pseudomonas hormoni:
AGGTGGCGATCATCGCCACCGACCTGCGCGGCGTCATCAACACGTTCAACGCCGGAGCGGAGCAGATGCTCGGCTACTCCAGCCTGGACGTGGTGGGCCACATGACCCTGGAAAACCTGCACCTGCCCCGGGAACTGTTGGCGCGCTCGGCGGAATTGAGCGCGCGCTACGGCAAGCCGATTCCGACCTGCCAGGCGATGCTGGTCGAGGGCGGCGAGGAGGGCGGTCACGAAGCGCGGGAGTGGACCCTGGTTCGCGGCGACGGCAGCCATTTGACGGTGAACATGCTGGCGACCCCGGTGCTCGACGAGCAAGGGCTGTGGGTCGGGCACCTGGCAATCTGCATCGACGTCACCGAGCGCAAGCGAGTGTATGAGGCGCTCGCCGCACGGGATCTGTTATTGAAGAAACTCAGCGCCCATGTGCCCGGCGGGATTTACCAGTTCAAGATGGAATTCGACGGGCGCTTCAGTGTGATCTACGCCAGCGATGGCATCCGCGAAATCTATGAGCTCGAACCGGATGTGATGCTGCTCAACGCTGAAGCGATTTTCACCCGGATTCATCCGCAGGACACCACCCGGGTTCGCGCCTCCATCCGCGCGTCGGCGGACACGCTCAGCCCGTGGCGCGAGGAATACCGCGTGGTGCTGCCGGTACGTGGCCTGCGCTGGGTCCGGGGTGAAGCGACCCCGGAAGAATTGCCCGGTGGCGGGGTGCTCTGGCATGGCTACGTCTCGGATATCTCCGACCTGAAACGGGTGGAAGAAGAGCTGCGGGCGCTGTCGATTACTGACTCGCTGACCGGGATCCACAACCGCCGCTACTTCCAGGAGCGCCTGACCACCGAAATGGCCCGGGTCGAGCGCGGTGGTGGCGAGTTGTCGGTGATCATGCTCGACATCGACCACTTCAAACGCATCAATGACCAGTACGGTCATGCGGTGGGTGATCGGGTATTACAGGCGGTGTGCGAGCGGATCGGCCATCGGCTGCGGCGTACTGACGTGTTCTGTCGCCTGGGCGGTGAGGAGTTCATGGTGCTCTGCCCGGATATCGACGGCGAGCAGGCGTATGGGTTGGCGCTGGAGTTGTGGCAAGGCTTGCGCAGCTCGCCGATCGACGACGTCGGGATCGTCACCGCGAGTTTCGGGATCGCCAGTTGGCGCGTCGATGAGGGCGCGGATGCGTTGCTGCTGCGGGCGGACTCGGGGGTTTATGCGGCGAAGCAGGCGGGACGGGATCGGGTTCAGGGGGAGATGAATTAACTGCTGGCTGCACACAACCCCCTGTGGGAGCTAGCCTGCTAGCGATAGCGGTGTGTCAGTCAATACATGTGTCGACTGACATACCGCTATCGCTAGCAGGCTAGCTCCCACATTGGATTTTGTGGTGTCTTACAACACCGAAGCCGTATCAGGCAGTTTCGGCTGGCGATACAAATCCAGCAGCACCTGATCCAGCACCGACGACGCACCAAACGGTGCCTTGTCGTTGAGGATCGCCACCACCGCCCAGGTATTGCCATTGACGTCACGGCTGAAACCGGAGATCGCGCGCACGGTGTTCAGGGTGCCGGTCTTGACGTGGGCTTCACCGCGCATCGCTGTAGTCTTCAGGCGTTTACGCATGGTGCCGTCGGTGCCGGCAATCGGCATCGAGCTGATGAACTCGGCGGCGTACGGGCTGCGCCACGCGGCTTGCAGCATCGCGGCCATTTCACGCGCACTGACCCGTTCTGCACGGGACAGGCCGGA
This genomic window contains:
- a CDS encoding sensor domain-containing diguanylate cyclase, giving the protein MSLHAVRPKILGFISEDVSAWLVALLVLVVGGVLTGLLAWSTLNLFHQQLRQRFQLMASERYSRIEERFEDQEQRLDGLRRFFTNSDTVDREEFNGYTQPLLHRTQAYSFARRVSGAERTEFERQVREEGLSDFSVRELNAEGQLQLAADRNEYVVVLYSQTQSRLGSPLGYDLLAQPLRRSTLERADQNARMAVSQPMALVSIEPAYARGVLLVAPVVSRNSPATKPYGYVMAVISMRQLLADGLPEAVRDYLSVRILDLSTDDQHEVLYESPNGPAVSELSATRLLRLADHDYQVDIQPSEVFLQANHSSVTSVVVLGGLLSLMLSALLYVLVSQRQRALRMVEQRTQELRAREQELRGTHGQLRGVLNAATQVAIIATDLRGVINTFNAGAEQMLGYSSLDVVGHMTLENLHLPRELLARSAELSARYGKPIPTCQAMLVEGGEEGGHEAREWTLVRGDGSHLTVNMLATPVLDEQGLWVGHLAICIDVTERKRVYEALAARDLLLKKLSAHVPGGIYQFKMEFDGRFSVIYASDGIREIYELEPDVMLLNAEAIFTRIHPQDTTRVRASIRASADTLSPWREEYRVVLPVRGLRWVRGEATPEELPGGGVLWHGYVSDISDLKRVEEELRALSITDSLTGIHNRRYFQERLTTEMARVERGGGELSVIMLDIDHFKRINDQYGHAVGDRVLQAVCERIGHRLRRTDVFCRLGGEEFMVLCPDIDGEQAYGLALELWQGLRSSPIDDVGIVTASFGIASWRVDEGADALLLRADSGVYAAKQAGRDRVQGEMN